A region of Planctomycetia bacterium DNA encodes the following proteins:
- a CDS encoding membrane protein, which yields MIAATMLEEVSLQFEPVGSWLGVGLVTAALLAVLLAVPPDRSRVSRQQVLMLTLLRLAAFLAVVLCLVRPTFVATKKARQQGTVLVLADASESMTVADGPGGRTRWREMTDALAAARPVARGLIDEGGFDVAVWRFDREFQALAPVGDDPFPLGEWRAADSTDETAIGAALDDGLRALAGRTLAGVILLSDGAQQAYAPRDVPPQTTARRLGDMGTPLWTVTFGQQRGAGQGRDAAILNLQAAERVSVRNTLEVEGRVRLEGLAGSSAVVRLLAETDAGALEEVARTTVKAGAEAGEEPVRLAWTPKTVGERKLSLVVDRLDGEVVVANNELSTFVDVVDGGLRVLYLEGTPRFEQTRLRRALASIAEMQVDYELINSAQRRNWPVNLARTLDKEHAVYLIGDLDSAALRPEDLRTILGRVERGAGIGLLGGLHAFEAGGWGSSALGPLVPFDVDRLARQPFDEPVREGLHLKGPLRMLPHERFGDISFMRLGKTGGDSRAVWESLPPLPWANDLGRLTATARPVAVTADGRPLAVVREYGDGRVLACAADETWRWEMAGAAEQYKRFWRQVVLWLAKQDDAKEDRLWVRLAQRRISPGTPLEFNAGIVRGDGTPVADAVLEGTLEGPGEREGPSKEKRTVRLAKQGDSWAGTITDCAEPGDWRLVVKAIRLGAAGSQEKSQRFTVFRQDLELANPRANPLLMRQLAESTPGGVRQPEELAAIFTEIAERPAAFETEEQWSYTPWDKWPMFLLLAACMCGEWFLRKRWGLV from the coding sequence ATGATCGCCGCGACCATGCTCGAGGAGGTGTCCCTGCAGTTCGAGCCGGTGGGCTCGTGGCTCGGCGTCGGCCTCGTGACGGCCGCGCTGCTGGCCGTGCTGCTGGCCGTCCCTCCCGACAGGTCGCGGGTCTCGCGACAGCAGGTGCTGATGCTCACGCTCCTGCGGCTGGCGGCCTTCCTCGCGGTCGTGCTGTGCCTCGTCCGACCAACGTTCGTGGCCACGAAGAAGGCCCGGCAGCAGGGGACGGTGCTCGTGCTCGCCGACGCGTCGGAGAGCATGACCGTGGCCGATGGGCCGGGGGGCCGGACGCGGTGGCGCGAGATGACCGACGCGCTGGCAGCGGCGCGGCCGGTGGCCCGCGGACTCATCGACGAGGGGGGATTTGACGTCGCCGTCTGGCGGTTCGACCGCGAATTCCAGGCCCTGGCCCCCGTCGGGGACGATCCCTTTCCGCTCGGCGAGTGGCGCGCTGCCGACTCGACGGACGAGACCGCGATCGGCGCTGCCCTCGACGACGGTTTGCGGGCGCTGGCCGGCCGAACGCTCGCCGGCGTGATCCTGCTCAGCGACGGCGCGCAGCAGGCCTATGCACCCCGGGACGTGCCGCCGCAGACGACGGCCCGCCGGCTCGGCGACATGGGGACGCCGCTGTGGACCGTCACGTTCGGGCAGCAGCGCGGTGCGGGGCAAGGGCGGGATGCGGCCATCCTCAACCTCCAGGCGGCGGAGCGGGTGTCGGTGAGGAACACGCTCGAGGTCGAGGGCCGCGTCCGGCTCGAGGGGCTGGCGGGGAGCAGCGCCGTCGTGCGGCTGCTCGCCGAGACCGACGCCGGCGCGCTGGAGGAGGTGGCGCGGACGACCGTCAAGGCCGGCGCCGAAGCCGGTGAGGAGCCGGTGCGGCTCGCCTGGACTCCCAAGACCGTGGGCGAACGCAAACTGTCGCTCGTTGTGGACCGGCTCGACGGGGAGGTCGTCGTCGCCAACAACGAGCTGTCGACGTTCGTCGACGTCGTCGATGGCGGGCTGCGGGTCCTGTACCTCGAGGGCACGCCGCGATTCGAGCAGACCCGGCTGCGCCGGGCCTTGGCCTCGATCGCGGAGATGCAGGTGGATTACGAACTGATCAACTCCGCGCAGCGGCGCAACTGGCCGGTGAATCTGGCCAGGACGCTGGACAAGGAGCACGCCGTGTACCTGATCGGCGACCTCGATTCGGCGGCCTTGCGGCCCGAAGACCTGCGGACGATCCTCGGCCGCGTGGAACGCGGAGCCGGGATCGGGCTGCTCGGCGGCCTGCACGCCTTCGAGGCCGGGGGCTGGGGATCCTCGGCGCTGGGGCCGCTCGTGCCCTTTGATGTGGACCGGCTCGCCCGGCAGCCGTTCGACGAGCCGGTCCGCGAGGGACTGCACCTCAAGGGGCCGCTGCGGATGCTGCCGCACGAGCGGTTCGGCGACATCTCGTTCATGCGGCTGGGCAAGACAGGCGGCGACTCGCGGGCCGTGTGGGAGTCGCTTCCGCCCCTGCCATGGGCCAACGATCTCGGCCGGCTCACCGCGACGGCCCGGCCGGTGGCGGTGACGGCCGACGGCCGGCCGTTGGCGGTTGTCCGCGAGTATGGCGACGGCCGGGTGCTGGCCTGCGCGGCCGACGAGACCTGGCGCTGGGAGATGGCGGGCGCGGCCGAGCAATACAAGCGGTTCTGGCGCCAGGTCGTCCTCTGGCTGGCGAAGCAGGACGACGCCAAGGAGGACAGGCTCTGGGTGCGGCTGGCACAGCGCCGCATCTCGCCGGGCACGCCCCTCGAATTCAACGCCGGCATCGTGCGGGGGGATGGCACACCGGTTGCCGACGCGGTCCTGGAGGGAACGCTCGAGGGTCCCGGCGAGCGGGAGGGACCGAGCAAGGAGAAGCGGACGGTCCGGCTGGCCAAGCAGGGGGATTCGTGGGCAGGCACGATCACCGACTGCGCGGAGCCGGGCGATTGGCGGCTGGTCGTCAAGGCGATCCGGCTCGGCGCGGCCGGTTCGCAGGAGAAGTCGCAGCGGTTCACGGTCTTCCGCCAGGACCTGGAACTCGCCAACCCGCGGGCCAATCCGCTCCTCATGCGGCAGCTGGCCGAGTCGACGCCGGGAGGCGTGCGTCAGCCGGAGGAACTGGCCGCGATCTTCACGGAGATCGCCGAGCGGCCCGCCGCCTTCGAGACGGAGGAACAGTGGTCGTACACGCCCTGGGACAAGTGGCCGATGTTCCTCCTGCTCGCGGCGTGCATGTGCGGCGAATGGTTTTTGCGCAAGCGCTGGGGACTGGTCTGA
- the recJ gene encoding single-stranded-DNA-specific exonuclease RecJ — MPKRWHISPHDRAAVAALERSAGIPGVVASLLVARGVTDAATARTFLGGTMSDLRDPELLPGVPAAAERILAAARAGRKIVVYGDYDADGMCATAILMGCLEAIDAKASWYVPDRVEEGYGLNVQALDSLAADGASLVVTVDCGIASVAEAARARELGLELIVTDHHSFADTLPAADVLVHPRLPGAGYPFGELCGAGVAFKLAWAIATRASGARQVTPRLRAMLLRGMGLAALGTVADVVPLLDENRIYVKHGLECLRQRGGAGITRLIELAGLHEKSSLESEDVAFRLAPRLNAAGRLGQAACGIELLTTADEARAVSLADYLHELNAQRETEERSIQLAATKQAKEQFDPLADPALVLADRGWHAGVIGIVAGRLADRWHRPVVMIAQDMHQGRPAIGSLRSVPGFDVHAPLMACRGLLVSCGGHAAAAGLRIDDANIDAFRAAFCAAVDERLPATLRRAQITIEGETTLAGLTLDTVNQLERLAPFGQGNRRPILCASSVRLAEAPRAIGAGGKHLAMQFVQHGAKIRGVAFGAAEWLPHLPAPGQPFHVAFKPKINEFKGRRTAEMEVIDWRPEGIDVAADLPELVAAS, encoded by the coding sequence GTGCCGAAGCGCTGGCATATCAGTCCCCACGACCGTGCGGCGGTCGCGGCCCTGGAGCGGTCGGCCGGGATACCGGGCGTCGTAGCCAGCCTGCTCGTCGCCCGTGGCGTCACCGACGCGGCCACCGCCCGCACCTTCCTCGGCGGCACGATGTCCGACCTGCGCGACCCCGAGCTGCTCCCCGGCGTGCCCGCCGCAGCCGAGCGGATCCTCGCCGCCGCGCGGGCGGGGCGGAAGATCGTCGTCTACGGCGACTACGACGCCGACGGCATGTGCGCCACGGCGATTCTCATGGGCTGCCTCGAGGCGATCGACGCCAAGGCGAGCTGGTACGTGCCCGACCGTGTGGAGGAGGGATACGGGCTCAACGTCCAGGCCCTCGATTCTCTGGCCGCCGACGGTGCGAGCCTGGTGGTCACCGTCGACTGCGGCATCGCCAGCGTGGCCGAGGCGGCCCGGGCCCGCGAACTGGGCCTGGAGCTGATCGTCACCGATCACCACTCCTTCGCCGACACGCTCCCCGCGGCTGACGTGCTCGTCCATCCGCGGCTCCCGGGGGCGGGCTACCCGTTCGGCGAATTGTGCGGTGCCGGCGTGGCCTTCAAGCTCGCCTGGGCGATCGCCACGCGGGCCAGCGGCGCCCGGCAGGTGACGCCGCGGCTGCGGGCGATGCTCCTCCGCGGCATGGGCCTGGCGGCGCTGGGCACCGTCGCCGACGTCGTGCCGCTCCTCGACGAGAACCGAATCTACGTCAAGCACGGCCTGGAGTGCCTGCGGCAGCGCGGCGGCGCCGGCATCACACGGCTCATCGAGCTCGCCGGTCTCCACGAGAAATCTTCGCTCGAGAGCGAGGACGTGGCCTTCCGGCTGGCACCGCGGCTCAACGCGGCCGGCCGGCTCGGCCAGGCGGCCTGCGGCATCGAACTGTTGACGACGGCCGACGAGGCCCGGGCCGTGAGCCTCGCCGACTACCTCCACGAGCTCAACGCCCAGCGCGAGACCGAGGAGCGGAGCATCCAGCTGGCGGCGACGAAGCAGGCCAAGGAGCAGTTCGATCCGCTGGCCGATCCGGCGCTCGTCCTCGCCGACCGCGGCTGGCATGCCGGCGTGATCGGCATCGTCGCTGGCCGGCTCGCCGACCGCTGGCACCGGCCGGTGGTGATGATCGCCCAGGACATGCATCAGGGACGGCCGGCGATCGGCAGCCTCCGCAGCGTGCCAGGATTCGACGTCCACGCGCCGCTCATGGCCTGTCGCGGGCTGCTCGTCAGCTGCGGGGGTCACGCCGCGGCCGCCGGCCTGCGGATCGACGACGCCAACATCGACGCCTTCCGGGCGGCGTTCTGCGCCGCGGTCGACGAGCGGCTGCCGGCGACGCTCCGCCGTGCCCAGATCACGATCGAGGGGGAGACGACGCTCGCCGGCCTGACGCTCGACACGGTCAACCAGCTCGAGCGGCTGGCGCCGTTCGGGCAGGGCAACCGCCGGCCGATCCTCTGCGCCTCGAGCGTCCGGCTCGCCGAGGCCCCGCGGGCGATCGGTGCCGGCGGCAAGCACCTGGCGATGCAGTTCGTCCAGCACGGCGCGAAGATCCGCGGCGTCGCCTTCGGCGCCGCCGAGTGGCTCCCCCATCTCCCCGCGCCGGGCCAGCCGTTCCACGTCGCCTTCAAGCCCAAGATCAACGAGTTCAAGGGGCGACGGACCGCCGAGATGGAGGTCATCGACTGGCGTCCGGAGGGGATCGACGTCGCCGCCGACCTGCCGGAACTGGTCGCGGCGTCGTAG
- the moxR gene encoding ATPase AAA, protein MSTAPRTKSLDDVLGEFAQHRKVMQDELQKVIVGQNEVIEQLFAAIFTRGHCLLEGVPGLAKTLMVATLARILDVGFKRVQFTPDLMPSDITGTNVLEEDEAGRRRFRFVEGPIFTNILLADEINRTPPKTQAALLQAMQEREVSVGQETHSLPDPFFTIATQNPIEQEGTYPLPEAQLDRFMFNIKVGYPTASEEEQILMATTRAEKPEVRKVLSGRAIVNIQKLVGSVAVSEYVVKYVARLVRATRPKDPQAPPYVAELVDWGAGPRAGQFLIHGGKAMAAMDGRFSVSLDDVRRIAVPVLRHRIATNFQAQAEGLTSESIIDRLVRETPEPEIPKLVK, encoded by the coding sequence GTGTCCACCGCTCCGCGCACCAAGTCGCTCGACGACGTCCTCGGTGAATTCGCCCAGCACCGCAAGGTGATGCAGGACGAACTGCAGAAGGTGATCGTCGGCCAGAACGAGGTCATCGAGCAGCTCTTCGCGGCCATCTTCACCCGCGGCCACTGCCTGCTGGAGGGGGTGCCCGGCCTGGCGAAGACCCTGATGGTCGCCACCCTGGCCCGGATCCTCGACGTCGGCTTCAAACGGGTCCAGTTCACGCCCGACCTGATGCCCTCGGACATCACGGGGACGAACGTGCTCGAAGAGGACGAGGCGGGCCGGCGCCGGTTCCGGTTCGTCGAGGGGCCGATCTTCACCAACATCCTCCTCGCCGACGAGATCAACCGCACGCCCCCCAAGACGCAGGCGGCGCTGCTGCAGGCGATGCAGGAGCGGGAGGTGTCGGTCGGCCAGGAGACGCATTCGCTTCCCGACCCGTTCTTCACGATCGCCACGCAGAACCCGATCGAGCAGGAGGGCACCTACCCCCTGCCGGAGGCGCAGCTCGACCGGTTCATGTTCAACATCAAGGTCGGCTATCCGACGGCGTCCGAGGAGGAGCAGATCCTGATGGCGACCACCCGCGCCGAGAAGCCGGAGGTCCGCAAGGTGCTCTCGGGCCGGGCGATCGTCAACATCCAGAAGCTGGTGGGGAGCGTGGCCGTGAGCGAGTACGTGGTCAAGTACGTCGCCCGGCTCGTCCGCGCGACACGGCCCAAGGATCCGCAGGCGCCGCCGTATGTCGCCGAGCTCGTCGACTGGGGGGCCGGGCCGCGGGCCGGCCAGTTCCTCATCCACGGGGGCAAGGCGATGGCGGCGATGGACGGCCGGTTCAGCGTGTCGCTCGACGACGTCCGCCGGATCGCCGTGCCGGTGCTCCGCCACCGCATTGCCACCAACTTCCAGGCCCAGGCCGAGGGGCTGACCAGCGAATCGATCATCGACCGGCTCGTCCGTGAGACGCCCGAGCCGGAGATCCCCAAGCTCGTGAAGTGA
- the hisS gene encoding histidine--tRNA ligase, whose protein sequence is MIEPRTLKGFRDHLPAQALAREQVLDVVRRVYRGYGFAPIDTPALEYLEILTGKGSEETDKQMYRFTDHGGREVGMRFDLTVPFARFAAQHVHQLGLPFKRYHMASVWRGENTQRGRYREFMQCDFDTIGTTSPVADLEMVLVVHDLLAAVGATPFTIRINDRRVLGGVLGTLGLADRSAGVLRSLDKLGKAMPAAVAAELEGQGVPAAAARSLLEMAALAGPSADVLARLESLVAEDAAGRAGVAALRGIVDGTRAAGVADGRVVIDPSIARGLDYYTGIVLESFLDDLPGLGSICSGGRYDNLAGLYTKQPLPGVGASLGIDRLLAGLEELGRLTTAETPAELFLVHFSAQHLHDYLRIAAALRGQGVAVEFFPEPKRLGQQLKLAAQRGFPLALIMGEDEFTKGTAQLKKLASEESLTIDWQGDHAVIVEMVLATLRGLGRR, encoded by the coding sequence ATGATCGAACCGCGCACGCTGAAGGGCTTCCGCGACCACCTGCCCGCGCAGGCGCTGGCCCGGGAGCAGGTCCTCGACGTCGTCCGGCGCGTCTACCGCGGCTACGGCTTCGCGCCGATCGACACGCCGGCGCTCGAATACCTGGAGATCCTCACCGGCAAGGGGAGCGAGGAGACCGACAAGCAGATGTACCGGTTCACCGACCACGGTGGCCGGGAGGTGGGGATGCGGTTCGACCTCACCGTGCCCTTCGCCAGGTTCGCGGCCCAGCACGTCCACCAGCTGGGGCTCCCCTTCAAGCGCTACCACATGGCCAGCGTGTGGCGCGGCGAGAACACGCAGCGCGGCCGGTACCGCGAGTTCATGCAGTGCGACTTCGACACGATCGGCACGACGAGCCCGGTGGCCGACCTGGAGATGGTGCTCGTGGTCCACGACCTGCTGGCCGCCGTCGGAGCGACGCCGTTCACGATCCGGATCAACGACCGGCGCGTGCTCGGGGGCGTGCTCGGGACGCTCGGCCTCGCCGACCGGTCCGCGGGCGTGCTTCGCAGCCTCGACAAGCTCGGCAAGGCGATGCCCGCGGCCGTGGCGGCCGAACTCGAGGGGCAGGGTGTCCCGGCAGCCGCCGCGCGGAGTCTCCTCGAGATGGCGGCACTCGCCGGTCCATCGGCCGACGTGCTCGCCCGGCTGGAATCGCTCGTGGCGGAGGACGCCGCCGGTCGGGCCGGCGTGGCCGCGCTCCGCGGCATCGTCGACGGCACGCGGGCGGCCGGCGTGGCGGACGGCCGCGTCGTCATCGACCCCTCGATCGCCCGCGGCCTCGACTACTACACCGGCATCGTGCTGGAGAGCTTTCTCGACGACCTGCCCGGGCTGGGAAGCATCTGCTCCGGCGGCCGCTACGACAACCTCGCCGGGCTGTATACGAAGCAGCCGCTGCCCGGAGTGGGGGCGTCGCTCGGCATCGATCGGCTGCTCGCCGGGCTCGAGGAGCTCGGCCGGCTGACCACGGCCGAGACGCCTGCCGAACTGTTCCTCGTTCACTTTTCGGCGCAGCACCTGCACGACTACCTGCGGATCGCCGCCGCCCTGCGCGGGCAGGGGGTGGCGGTGGAATTCTTTCCGGAGCCGAAGCGGCTGGGGCAGCAGCTCAAGCTCGCCGCGCAGCGCGGCTTCCCGCTGGCGCTGATCATGGGCGAAGACGAGTTCACCAAGGGCACAGCCCAGCTCAAAAAGCTGGCCAGCGAGGAGAGCCTGACCATCGACTGGCAGGGCGACCACGCCGTGATCGTGGAGATGGTGCTCGCGACGCTGCGTGGACTCGGCCGCCGTTGA
- a CDS encoding zinc metallopeptidase, whose translation MPFFYFDPNYFLAIAPALLLAMWAQWKVHASFAAAAREPAPLSGAAAARHILDSAGATDVDIEPTAGQLSDHYDPQAKVLRLSEQVYGERSLAAVGIAAHEAGHALQDAQGYSLMAIRNAAVGVANIGSGFGLLVFMIGLGVALKPLAWLGIALFGATVFFQLVNLPVELDASNRAKAQLVTLGIVPQADMPAVNSVLNAAAWTYVAATLQSVLTLLYYASFLTSGGSGNDEG comes from the coding sequence ATGCCTTTTTTCTACTTCGACCCGAACTACTTCCTCGCCATCGCCCCGGCGCTGCTCCTGGCGATGTGGGCCCAGTGGAAGGTCCACGCGTCGTTCGCCGCCGCCGCCCGGGAGCCGGCGCCGCTGTCCGGCGCTGCCGCCGCCCGGCACATCCTCGACTCGGCCGGTGCCACCGACGTCGACATCGAGCCGACAGCCGGCCAGCTCAGCGACCACTACGACCCGCAGGCCAAGGTGCTGCGGCTCTCCGAGCAGGTTTATGGCGAGCGGTCGCTGGCCGCCGTGGGCATCGCCGCCCACGAGGCCGGGCACGCCCTCCAGGACGCCCAGGGCTATTCGCTGATGGCGATCCGCAACGCCGCCGTGGGCGTGGCCAACATCGGCAGCGGCTTCGGGCTGCTCGTGTTCATGATCGGCCTCGGCGTGGCCCTCAAGCCGCTGGCCTGGCTGGGCATCGCGCTGTTCGGGGCGACGGTGTTCTTCCAGCTCGTCAACCTGCCGGTCGAGCTCGACGCCAGCAACCGGGCCAAGGCCCAGCTCGTGACGCTGGGAATCGTTCCGCAGGCCGACATGCCGGCCGTCAACAGTGTCCTCAACGCGGCCGCCTGGACCTACGTGGCGGCGACCCTGCAGAGCGTGCTCACGCTCCTGTATTACGCGAGCTTCCTCACCTCCGGCGGTTCGGGCAACGACGAGGGCTGA
- a CDS encoding ATPase, producing MQHSRPIREKLVLCALLLGVMVVVLSASSFVGIYSYRKLVRALSCRAAELPRASELGGCVAGLRLAQARALSGEESRIAEWRDGLREAHVLLDHYRDVLDEGEIETMPFGDRSRERATVASIAACLGALTRLAADGDGQPMLSEAGPHLERLSSLTAELPTFLQDGLHDLSREVRSGYHTLIFTTSVAALAAATLLAAIAVVTYRWIFRPLRLLGHGSRRVAAGDFGYRIRLDTRDEMAELADALNDMTERFQEIRDDLDRQVQLRTREVIRSEQLASVGFLAAGVAHEINNPLASIAMCAESLEGRLGDPGADDGAAQVTRRYLELIQAEAFRCKGITEKLLDFSRLGEVRRQATALVPLVADVAEMLRHVGRFAGRTVDIAREQDALVMANPQEIKQVVLNLLVNALDSIDEQGRVRVEVRRGAGEGVLVVTDDGCGMTEEVLEHLFEPFFTRRRAGQGTGLGLSIVQRIVADHGGRIEATSPGPGQGATFRVRLPLAESSRAAGPLPRDAADRAA from the coding sequence GTGCAACACAGTCGGCCGATCCGCGAGAAACTGGTGCTCTGCGCCCTGCTGCTCGGCGTCATGGTCGTCGTGCTCTCGGCGTCGAGCTTCGTCGGCATCTACTCCTACCGAAAGCTCGTGCGGGCGCTCTCCTGCCGGGCCGCCGAACTGCCCCGGGCCAGCGAACTCGGCGGCTGCGTCGCCGGACTGCGGCTCGCCCAGGCCCGGGCCCTGTCGGGCGAGGAATCGCGGATCGCCGAATGGCGCGACGGCCTGCGCGAGGCGCACGTGCTCCTCGACCACTACCGGGACGTGCTCGACGAGGGGGAGATCGAGACGATGCCGTTCGGCGACCGGAGCCGGGAGCGGGCCACGGTGGCCAGCATCGCCGCCTGCCTCGGAGCGCTGACGCGGCTCGCGGCCGACGGCGACGGCCAGCCGATGCTGTCGGAGGCGGGGCCGCACTTGGAGCGGCTCTCGTCGCTGACCGCCGAACTCCCCACCTTCCTCCAGGACGGGCTCCACGACCTGTCGCGGGAGGTTCGTAGCGGGTATCACACGCTCATCTTCACGACGTCTGTCGCCGCGTTGGCGGCGGCGACGCTGCTGGCGGCGATCGCGGTCGTCACCTACCGCTGGATCTTCCGGCCGCTTCGCCTCCTCGGCCATGGCTCGCGCCGGGTGGCGGCGGGCGATTTCGGGTATCGCATCCGGCTCGATACCCGCGACGAAATGGCGGAGCTGGCCGACGCCCTCAACGACATGACCGAGCGGTTTCAGGAGATCCGCGACGACCTCGACCGCCAGGTGCAGCTGCGGACCCGGGAGGTGATCCGCAGCGAGCAGCTGGCGAGCGTCGGCTTCCTCGCCGCGGGGGTGGCCCACGAGATCAACAACCCGCTGGCATCGATCGCCATGTGCGCCGAATCGCTGGAGGGGCGGCTCGGCGACCCCGGCGCCGACGACGGCGCCGCCCAGGTGACCCGCCGCTACCTCGAGCTCATTCAGGCCGAGGCCTTCCGCTGCAAGGGAATCACGGAAAAGCTGCTCGACTTCTCCCGGCTGGGGGAGGTTCGGCGTCAGGCGACGGCCCTCGTCCCGCTGGTCGCGGACGTCGCGGAGATGCTCCGTCACGTCGGCCGGTTCGCCGGCCGGACCGTCGACATCGCCCGCGAGCAGGACGCGCTGGTGATGGCCAACCCGCAGGAGATCAAGCAGGTCGTGCTCAACCTCCTCGTCAACGCCCTCGATTCGATCGACGAGCAGGGGCGGGTGCGGGTCGAGGTCCGCCGCGGCGCCGGCGAAGGCGTGCTCGTCGTCACGGACGACGGCTGCGGCATGACGGAGGAGGTGCTGGAGCACCTCTTCGAGCCCTTCTTCACCCGGCGCCGGGCGGGGCAGGGGACGGGGCTCGGGCTGTCGATCGTGCAGCGAATCGTCGCCGACCACGGCGGCCGGATCGAGGCCACGAGTCCTGGCCCCGGTCAGGGGGCGACGTTCCGCGTCCGCCTGCCGCTGGCCGAGTCGAGCCGGGCGGCTGGACCGCTGCCGCGGGACGCGGCCGATCGGGCGGCGTGA
- a CDS encoding acetoacetate metabolism regulatory protein AtoC — translation MRILFADDESSIQELMRIELPRLGHEATICPDGRTAIAALERTAYDCVIVDLDMPGAGGLDVVTRARAISPDSEAVIITGKSSVESAISAVRQGVFDYLTKPCKLADIQAVLERVRKKRELTARLRALERRVQRAEGATHLVGESPALEQVRRLVARVAGSTAAVLIRGETGTGKELVARSIHEQSGRAAGPLVAVNCGALPEHLVESELFGHRKGAFTGAEEHRAGLFEVADGGTLFLDEIGELPRPLQARLLRALESGEIRRVGDNQPIMVDVRVVCATHRSLEQMVAAGEFREDLLFRINTFEIEVPPLRLRTEDIPRLVRHLVQRSRPQTPPDAMVATGAVLDLLRGHHWPGNVRELANVIEHGLVLCDELPLQPEHLPGRLGGGLRQPQRPEDAQRTAAPVAPAQAALPADGPAPSRPPVKLRELEMQAIVEALERNRGNKVRTAEELGISLKTLYNKLHQLQEGSFERPA, via the coding sequence ATGCGGATCCTGTTCGCGGACGACGAGTCCTCGATTCAGGAATTGATGCGGATCGAACTGCCCCGCCTCGGGCACGAGGCGACGATCTGCCCGGACGGTCGCACCGCGATCGCCGCTCTGGAGCGCACCGCCTACGACTGCGTGATCGTCGACCTCGACATGCCGGGAGCGGGAGGACTGGACGTCGTCACCCGGGCACGGGCCATCTCTCCCGACAGCGAGGCGGTGATCATCACCGGCAAGTCGTCGGTGGAGAGCGCGATCAGCGCGGTGCGGCAGGGGGTGTTCGACTACCTGACGAAGCCCTGCAAACTCGCCGACATCCAGGCCGTGCTGGAACGGGTGCGGAAGAAGCGCGAGCTGACCGCCCGCCTGCGGGCGCTGGAGCGCCGGGTGCAGCGGGCCGAGGGGGCGACGCACCTCGTGGGCGAGTCGCCAGCGCTGGAGCAGGTGCGGCGGCTGGTGGCCCGCGTGGCGGGGAGCACGGCCGCCGTGCTGATCCGCGGCGAGACCGGCACCGGCAAGGAACTGGTGGCCCGCTCGATCCACGAGCAGAGTGGCCGCGCGGCCGGGCCGCTGGTGGCGGTGAACTGCGGCGCCCTCCCGGAGCACCTCGTGGAGAGCGAGCTCTTCGGCCACCGCAAGGGTGCCTTCACGGGGGCCGAGGAGCATCGCGCCGGGCTGTTCGAGGTGGCGGACGGGGGAACGCTGTTCCTCGACGAGATCGGGGAACTGCCCCGGCCGTTGCAGGCCCGGCTGCTCCGGGCCCTGGAGAGCGGCGAGATCCGCCGCGTCGGGGACAACCAGCCGATCATGGTCGACGTCCGCGTGGTCTGCGCCACGCACCGGTCGCTGGAGCAGATGGTGGCCGCGGGGGAGTTTCGCGAGGACCTGCTGTTCCGCATCAACACGTTCGAGATCGAGGTGCCGCCGCTGCGGCTGCGGACCGAAGACATCCCGCGGCTGGTGCGGCACCTCGTGCAGCGGTCGCGGCCGCAGACGCCCCCCGATGCCATGGTCGCGACCGGTGCGGTCTTGGACCTGTTGCGCGGCCATCACTGGCCCGGCAACGTCCGCGAACTCGCCAACGTCATCGAGCACGGGCTCGTGCTCTGCGACGAACTGCCACTGCAGCCGGAGCATCTGCCGGGACGGTTGGGTGGCGGCCTGCGCCAGCCGCAGCGGCCGGAAGACGCCCAGCGGACTGCGGCGCCAGTCGCGCCGGCGCAGGCTGCCCTCCCCGCCGACGGTCCAGCGCCATCGCGCCCGCCGGTGAAGCTCCGCGAACTGGAGATGCAGGCGATCGTCGAGGCTTTGGAACGAAACCGCGGTAACAAAGTGCGGACCGCGGAGGAACTGGGGATCAGCCTCAAGACGCTCTACAACAAGCTGCACCAACTGCAGGAAGGATCGTTCGAAAGGCCCGCCTGA